The following is a genomic window from Capnocytophaga stomatis.
ATCAGTAATAGTTAATCCCACAACCAAACCTTCATTTGAGCGAACATTAAAAACTGTATCATCCTCAAAAATAAGATATTGACCTTTAATTCCTGTTAAAATTCCCTCGTATGTAGGTGTTTTCAATAAATTTAGTGTTTTTACTTGTGTTGGATATTTTTTCACGGGAAAATGTATGTGTATTTCATCCATATTTCCCAAAACATACGGCTTGGCTTCTTCCGGAATAAAAGGAAATAATCCTGACTTAATTTCCTTTAAATCAACATTTTCAATAGAATTAGTAAGCATTTTTCTCCAATTGGTTTTATCCGAAATATGTTGTTTTAGAGCTACTTCCGTAATGCCAGCCAAGTACCGATTTGGTAACTCTGCAACAATCAAAGCCTCGTGAGCACCTTGGTCTATCCATCGTGTAGGAGTTTGCGATTTTCGAGTAACACCAACTTTCACATTGCTTGAATTTGCCAAATAAACATAATGAGGCTGCAATTGCATTTGTTTTTCATAATTCAAATCACGTTCTTCAATATCCAAATGTGCTTTGCTCAACTCCGGATGCATAATCCAATCAGCTGCTTGAGGAACTTCAAAAAAACATTTTTTACAAAATCCTTGACGAAAGATAGGTTCCTCACTACCGCAATTCAAACACTGAAAATGAGAAAAATGCAGTTTGATTTTCCTATTAATCAACTCATTAACAACCAAAAAATCATTCTGAAGTTGCAAATAGTAACGAACCGGATTCGCCATCTCAGTAAGCATTTTTTGTAATACACCTTGAAACATATTTAATTTTTTTTTAACTTTACCCGATTTTAATAAAATCTGACCTCTGTGGTACAAATGACAGATTTTTTTCAAAAGTAATAAAAAAATGCCATTAACACTATTCAATTCTATAACTTCGTGGTTTTTAAAACGGCGTATTGACCAAATTGAGCTATTTGTAAACAATCCGCATCAAACTCAAGAGCGCGTTCTGTCAGAATTATTAAATTCTGCAAAAGACACTGAAATTGGAAAAAAATACGGTTTTTCAGAAATCGAAAATTATGACCAATTTACAAGAAACACGCCTTTGGTAACTTACGAAGAATTCGAGCCTTTCATTGAGAGAGCAAGAAGAGGTGAGCGTAACATCTTCTGGAATACTCCTATCAAATGGTTTGCAAAAAGTAGCGGAACTACCAATGCAAAAAGCAAATTTATTCCCGTTAGTGAAGAGGCTTTACAGAATTGCCATTACAAATCAGGTAAAGATATGCTTTGCTTGTACCTAAACAACAACGAAAATTCTAACTTATTCAAAGGAAAGAGCTTACGACTTGGAGGAAGTAAAGAACTTTATGAGGAAAACGGAACATTTTTCGGTGATTTATCAGCAATTTTGATTGAAAATTTACCTTTCTGGGCAGAGTTCAGTTGCACCCCAAGTAACAAAGTTTCATTAATGAGCGAATGGGAGAGCAAACTCAACGCCATTGTGAGAGAAGCTCGAAGCGAAAACGTTACAAGTATGGCAGGCGTTCCTTCTTGGATGTTGGTTTTATTAAATCGTATTTTGGAAGAAACAAAAAAGGAAAATTTACTGGAAATATGGAAAAATTTAGAAGTTTATTTTCACGGAGGAGTAAGTTTTATTCCTTATAAAGAACAGTATAAAAAAATCATTCCTTCGGACAACTTCAGATATTACGAAATATACAATGCCTCAGAAGGTTTCTTTGGAATTCAAGACCGAAACAATTCGGACGAGTTGCTTTTAATGCTTGATTACGGGATTTTCTACGAATTTATTCCGATGGAAACTTTTGGCACAAATCAGCAGAAAGTCATTCCGTTGTCAGAGGTTGAACTCGGAAAGAATTATGCAATGGTAATTACCACAAATGCAGGACTTTGGCGTTACATAATTGGTGATACTATTCGCTTTACTTCTGTTTCTCCATATCGAATTAAAATCACAGGGCGAACAAAACATTTTATCAACGTTTTTGGCGAAGAACTCATCATCGAAAATACAGAAAAAGGATTAGAAAAAGCCTGCAAATCAACCAATAGCGAAGTAATTGATTACACAGTTGCCCCTATTTTTATGCAGGACAAGCTGAAAGGCGGACACGAATGGATTATTGAATTTAGCAAAAAACCAAGTGATATTGAAAAATTTACGGAAATTTTGGACGAAGAGCTGAAAAAATTAAACTCAGACTATGAGGCGAAACGCTATAACAATATGACCTTAAATATGCCAAAAATTCACATCGCTCGGGAAAATCTGTTTCACGATTGGTTAAAAAACAAAGACAAACTTGGGGGACAAAATAAAGTTCCAAGATTATCAAACAATCGTCAGTACATTGAGGAACTACTTCAACTTCAATCAATAAGCTAATTTATATGAACGGAGTTGTATATAAATCCACCGGAAGTTGGTACACCGTAAAATCATCTGACGGAACGTTCTATCAATGCCGAATAAAAGGAAAATTCCGCATTAAAGGGATTAAAAACACTAATCCTGTGGCTGTTGGCGACTTTGTGAGTTTCGAGCTTGAGGAATCAGGAAATGGCGTAATCCAAGAAATTCACGAACGAAAAAATTACATCATTCGCAAATCTGTAAATCTTTCAAAACAAACGCATATCATTGCTTCAAACATTGATGTTGCATTTTTAGTTATTACATTGAATAATCCGCCGACTTTCACCACTTTTATCGACCGCTTTTTGGTTACTGCGGAAGCATATCACATTCCCGTGGTACTTCTGTTCAATAAAATAGATTCCTACAATGAGGAAGAATTGATTGAAATCAAGTATTTGGCTTCGATATATCGCAAAATTGGCTATGAATGCTTAGGGATTTCAGCCATCAGTGGTAAAAATATTGACAAAGTAATTGATTTGATGAAAAATAAAACTTGTGTCATATCCGGACATTCCGGTGTTGGAAAAACAACTTTGATAAATGCCATAGCACCCAATTTAAACCTAAAAACCAAAGAAATTTCAGAGCAACATCAACAAGGACAGCACACTACAACCTTTGCAGAAATGTTCGACCTCGACTTCGGAGCAAGAATAATTGACACTCCGGGTATAAAAGGCTTTGGAATTGTGGAAATTGAAGACGAAGAATTAGGAGACTTTTTTCCGGAATTTTTCGCTTTAAAATCAGAATGTAAATTTAATAATTGTCTACACATTGATGAACCCGATTGTGCTGTGAAAGAAGCCTTAGAAAAAGATGAAATCGCTTGGTCACGTTACAAAAGTTATCTGCAAATTTTAAAAGGAGAAGACGAAAATTACCGAATTGGCGAAAAATAATCAAACACATAAGTAATTAATTTTCATTATATTAACAAATTAAAACTCTTAAAATTTTCTCTTTTAGGGATAATATGTTTTTATTCCCAAAAAAAAGTAATAAATTTGCCCGCAATAACTATCATACACGCACTATAATGAAACAGAAAAATTTAACAAAAAAACTGATGATTGCTTTATTAGGGGCAGTCTTGTTTGTGGGTTGTTCAAAAAACGAAAGCGAGAATGTGCAAGAGCAAGATGCTTCAAAAATAACTGCACGCAGTGCCGAACAACAATCTATTGAAACTACAA
Proteins encoded in this region:
- a CDS encoding DUF2797 domain-containing protein, producing MFQGVLQKMLTEMANPVRYYLQLQNDFLVVNELINRKIKLHFSHFQCLNCGSEEPIFRQGFCKKCFFEVPQAADWIMHPELSKAHLDIEERDLNYEKQMQLQPHYVYLANSSNVKVGVTRKSQTPTRWIDQGAHEALIVAELPNRYLAGITEVALKQHISDKTNWRKMLTNSIENVDLKEIKSGLFPFIPEEAKPYVLGNMDEIHIHFPVKKYPTQVKTLNLLKTPTYEGILTGIKGQYLIFEDDTVFNVRSNEGLVVGLTITD
- a CDS encoding GH3 auxin-responsive promoter family protein — translated: MPLTLFNSITSWFLKRRIDQIELFVNNPHQTQERVLSELLNSAKDTEIGKKYGFSEIENYDQFTRNTPLVTYEEFEPFIERARRGERNIFWNTPIKWFAKSSGTTNAKSKFIPVSEEALQNCHYKSGKDMLCLYLNNNENSNLFKGKSLRLGGSKELYEENGTFFGDLSAILIENLPFWAEFSCTPSNKVSLMSEWESKLNAIVREARSENVTSMAGVPSWMLVLLNRILEETKKENLLEIWKNLEVYFHGGVSFIPYKEQYKKIIPSDNFRYYEIYNASEGFFGIQDRNNSDELLLMLDYGIFYEFIPMETFGTNQQKVIPLSEVELGKNYAMVITTNAGLWRYIIGDTIRFTSVSPYRIKITGRTKHFINVFGEELIIENTEKGLEKACKSTNSEVIDYTVAPIFMQDKLKGGHEWIIEFSKKPSDIEKFTEILDEELKKLNSDYEAKRYNNMTLNMPKIHIARENLFHDWLKNKDKLGGQNKVPRLSNNRQYIEELLQLQSIS
- the rsgA gene encoding ribosome small subunit-dependent GTPase A, translating into MNGVVYKSTGSWYTVKSSDGTFYQCRIKGKFRIKGIKNTNPVAVGDFVSFELEESGNGVIQEIHERKNYIIRKSVNLSKQTHIIASNIDVAFLVITLNNPPTFTTFIDRFLVTAEAYHIPVVLLFNKIDSYNEEELIEIKYLASIYRKIGYECLGISAISGKNIDKVIDLMKNKTCVISGHSGVGKTTLINAIAPNLNLKTKEISEQHQQGQHTTTFAEMFDLDFGARIIDTPGIKGFGIVEIEDEELGDFFPEFFALKSECKFNNCLHIDEPDCAVKEALEKDEIAWSRYKSYLQILKGEDENYRIGEK